Proteins encoded in a region of the uncultured Paludibaculum sp. genome:
- a CDS encoding DUF5990 family protein, with protein METTVRLRITLINPPAGVDFGVQKGRGGTYETIGKVRSNGGILTFDITVGLKPGPTAAAVDFSGPLVQGPPGGRFLYLDIGTYAGQPESCWSRRLKIPLTGITQVALERLAANPETVLETRIAGTARDGGPTCGTVKPFHGWIPIAG; from the coding sequence ATGGAAACAACTGTGCGCTTGCGCATCACACTCATCAACCCGCCAGCCGGCGTCGATTTCGGCGTACAGAAGGGCCGCGGAGGCACCTACGAAACCATCGGCAAGGTGCGCTCCAACGGCGGGATCCTCACCTTCGACATCACCGTGGGTCTCAAGCCGGGGCCCACGGCCGCGGCGGTCGATTTCTCCGGTCCGCTGGTCCAGGGGCCTCCCGGTGGACGCTTCCTCTATCTCGATATCGGCACCTATGCAGGCCAGCCGGAGTCGTGCTGGAGCCGCCGTCTGAAGATTCCGCTCACCGGCATCACGCAGGTCGCGCTCGAACGGCTCGCGGCCAACCCGGAAACAGTCCTGGAGACGCGCATTGCCGGCACCGCGCGCGACGGCGGGCCCACCTGTGGAACCGTCAAGCCGTTCCACGGCTGGATCCCCATCGCCGGATGA
- a CDS encoding YafY family protein: MRRADRLFQIVQHLRARRLTTAARLASLLAVSERTIYRDIRDLSLSGIPVKGEAGVGYCIDSSFELTALMFTREELEAIVVGLRMVRAFGGPSLRTAVTPALDKVVLALPKGRREEIDRPQIYAPTVNVHSTIENLIDTLRSTIEARSVLALDYRDDRGSETLRRVRPLALHFWGSVWTLAAWCEMRNGFRSFRLDRIRTCRPDGFFEDEPGKTLADFLRSVGAA; the protein is encoded by the coding sequence GTGCGGCGCGCTGACCGTCTGTTCCAGATCGTTCAACACCTGAGGGCGCGGCGGCTGACCACCGCCGCGCGGCTGGCATCCTTGCTGGCGGTATCGGAACGCACCATCTATCGCGATATCCGGGACTTGTCGCTATCCGGCATTCCCGTCAAAGGCGAGGCCGGTGTCGGCTACTGTATCGACTCGTCGTTTGAACTCACCGCGCTCATGTTCACTCGCGAAGAGCTCGAAGCCATCGTCGTCGGCCTGCGGATGGTGCGCGCCTTCGGCGGCCCCAGCCTGCGAACTGCCGTAACGCCCGCGCTGGACAAGGTGGTGCTGGCTCTGCCGAAGGGGCGGCGGGAAGAGATAGACCGGCCTCAGATCTACGCGCCGACGGTGAACGTCCACAGCACCATCGAGAATCTCATCGATACGTTGCGCAGTACGATTGAGGCTCGGTCGGTCCTGGCCCTGGACTATCGCGACGACCGCGGCTCGGAAACGCTGCGGCGTGTCCGCCCGCTCGCCTTGCATTTCTGGGGGTCCGTTTGGACACTCGCCGCCTGGTGCGAAATGCGCAACGGCTTCCGCAGTTTCCGCCTCGACCGCATTCGTACATGCCGCCCGGACGGCTTCTTTGAGGACGAACCAGGAAAGACGCTGGCCGACTTCCTTCGTTCCGTCGGCGCCGCCTAG
- a CDS encoding SRPBCC domain-containing protein, producing the protein MSVKKDPSGRRYVQAEVEVPGTVEEVWAAIATGPGVSSWFVPVEGGGEIGATVTAHFGPGMDSVATVTAWEPLHRFAAESADLGPNAPSIATEWTVEAKAGGTCIVRVVHSLFASTDDWDNQLNGIESGWPAFFRILHLYLAHYRGQQGTMFRAMGMTKDPEPEAWSKLAVALGLEGAQPGDRRASSPEAPPLAGILEEPAGGGHPHQVLMRLESPGPGIAHLFSMPMGEMVILSLSVYLYGGDAPSAASANEPLWHKWLAGLYAPPDGSAQC; encoded by the coding sequence ATGAGCGTAAAGAAAGACCCATCCGGCCGTCGCTATGTCCAGGCCGAAGTGGAAGTCCCCGGCACCGTTGAGGAAGTCTGGGCCGCGATCGCGACCGGACCCGGCGTTTCGTCGTGGTTCGTGCCCGTCGAGGGCGGCGGCGAGATTGGGGCCACAGTGACCGCGCATTTCGGCCCCGGCATGGACTCGGTGGCAACGGTCACTGCCTGGGAACCACTCCACCGCTTTGCGGCCGAGAGCGCCGACCTGGGTCCGAATGCACCTTCGATAGCGACGGAATGGACGGTAGAGGCAAAGGCAGGCGGCACGTGTATCGTGCGGGTGGTGCACAGCCTCTTTGCGAGCACCGACGATTGGGACAACCAGCTCAACGGAATCGAATCCGGCTGGCCGGCGTTCTTCCGCATCCTGCACCTCTACCTCGCTCACTACCGGGGCCAGCAGGGAACGATGTTCCGGGCCATGGGGATGACCAAGGACCCCGAGCCGGAAGCATGGTCCAAGCTGGCGGTCGCCTTGGGCCTGGAAGGAGCCCAACCCGGCGACCGGCGCGCGTCCTCGCCCGAAGCCCCACCATTGGCCGGCATTCTGGAGGAACCGGCGGGCGGAGGCCATCCACATCAAGTACTGATGCGGCTCGAAAGCCCGGGTCCAGGCATCGCCCATCTCTTCTCGATGCCAATGGGAGAAATGGTAATACTCAGCCTGAGTGTGTACCTGTACGGCGGGGACGCACCGTCAGCGGCGTCCGCCAACGAGCCGTTGTGGCACAAGTGGTTGGCGGGCTTGTATGCTCCTCCGGACGGGAGCGCCCAGTGCTGA
- a CDS encoding VOC family protein: MIKPITWFEIPALDLPRAKSFYEQILAVDLRPETMDGTTLAIFPCDREHATGGCLVQGSGYTPSRDGAVLYVNAGEELDPVLNRVANAGGSIALPRTALPPGMGFYAHIIDSEGNRVGLHAAR, encoded by the coding sequence ATGATCAAACCAATCACCTGGTTCGAGATTCCGGCGTTGGACCTGCCCCGCGCCAAGTCTTTCTACGAGCAGATTTTGGCTGTCGACCTGCGTCCGGAGACGATGGACGGCACCACATTGGCCATCTTTCCATGCGACCGTGAACACGCCACTGGCGGCTGCCTCGTTCAGGGCTCGGGCTACACTCCATCGCGCGACGGGGCCGTTCTGTACGTCAACGCTGGGGAGGAGTTGGACCCGGTGCTGAATCGTGTCGCTAACGCCGGCGGCTCCATTGCCCTGCCCCGCACGGCACTGCCGCCGGGCATGGGCTTCTATGCCCACATCATCGACTCGGAGGGCAATCGCGTCGGCCTGCATGCCGCCCGTTGA
- a CDS encoding class I SAM-dependent methyltransferase, producing MPGLIEQFGQIDIYLFDQLLRGRIVPGQRILDAGCGGGRNVWYLLREGYEVFGVDSDEVAIESVRRMAARFAPSVPPDNFRAEQLQSMTWPDAFADVVISSAVLHFARDEEHFQAMLGGTWRVLKPGGLFFCRLASSIGMESQMRCLGGRRFLLPDGSERFLVDETMLVQLTTQLGGALVDPIKTTVVQGQRCMTTWVVRKEG from the coding sequence ATGCCGGGTCTGATCGAACAATTCGGACAGATCGACATCTACCTGTTCGATCAACTGCTGCGCGGCCGCATCGTGCCTGGCCAGCGTATTCTCGATGCCGGATGCGGTGGCGGACGCAATGTGTGGTATCTGCTGCGCGAAGGCTACGAGGTGTTCGGCGTGGATTCTGATGAGGTCGCCATCGAGAGTGTGCGTCGCATGGCCGCGCGGTTTGCCCCATCTGTGCCTCCTGACAATTTCCGGGCGGAGCAACTCCAGAGCATGACCTGGCCGGATGCTTTTGCCGACGTGGTGATCAGTAGTGCTGTGCTGCATTTCGCGCGCGACGAAGAGCACTTCCAAGCCATGCTCGGCGGCACGTGGCGCGTATTGAAACCGGGTGGGCTGTTCTTCTGCCGGCTGGCGTCCTCGATTGGCATGGAGTCGCAGATGCGATGCCTGGGCGGACGGCGGTTCCTGCTGCCGGACGGATCAGAGCGATTCCTGGTGGACGAGACGATGTTGGTTCAACTCACCACGCAGCTGGGCGGGGCCCTGGTGGATCCCATCAAAACCACCGTGGTGCAGGGCCAGCGCTGCATGACCACGTGGGTGGTGCGGAAGGAAGGCTGA